Proteins encoded together in one Rana temporaria chromosome 6, aRanTem1.1, whole genome shotgun sequence window:
- the LOC120942712 gene encoding fibrinogen-like protein 1-like protein, producing the protein MVPLWISRPFFLLAVTGITCNAILTFVPRPDLYNRIANKHLLSEAQLGELINVPASGVYRELVAKDCRAAYLNLRRRSGFYVIWPKDSPPMVVYCDLGSEGDGWTVLQRKLADDHASFGSRDWEEYKNGFGHLQGSHWLGNELIYLLTRQNAFTVRFLLVDSQGNRHHADYSSFRVDSEAKGYSLRLGEYSGNASDALTLWNESGIHDNMVFSTKDRDNDRWDRNCADELSGGWWFDNCRSALLNTDGEVYWGGVCNEKNPCVTTGILIRPGSKNCSPIPLPGGGEYYPIHYD; encoded by the exons ATGGTTCCTCTGTGGATTTCCCGCCCGTTCTTCCTGCTCGCCGTCACCGGGATCACGTGCAACGCCATCCTGACCTTTGTGCCCCGCCCAGATCTGTACAACCGGATTGCCAACAAACACCTGCTCAGCGAGGCGCAACTTGGAGAGCTGATCAACGTCCCAGCCTCTGGGGTCTACCGCG AACTCGTGGCGAAGGACTGCAGGGCGGCTTACTTGAACCTCAGGAGAAGAAGCGGATTCTACGTCATCTGGCCCAAAGACTCCCCCCCGATGGTGGTGTATTGTGACCTCGGCTCCGAGGGGGACGGCTGGACCGTTCTGCAGAGGAAGCTCGCCGATGACCACGCCTCCTTCGGGTCACGTGATTGGGAAGAATACAAAAATGGGTTCGGTCATCTCCAGGGCAGTCACTGGCTGGGCAACGAGTTGATCTATCTGCTCACCCGGCAGAACGCCTTCACCGTCAGGTTCCTCCTGGTGGACAGTCAGGGCAATCGGCACCACGCTGACTATTCCAGCTTCCGGGTGGACAGCGAGGCCAAGGGGTATTCCCTGAGGTTGGGGGAGTACTCGGGCAACGCCAGTGATGCCCTCACCCTCTGGAACGAGTCGGGGATTCACGACAACATGGTGTTCTCCACCAAGGACAGGGACAACGACCGGTGGGACCGTAACTGTGCCGACGAATTGAGCGGAGGGTGGTGGTTTGACAATTGTCGCTCCGCCCTCCTCAATACGGACGGCGAGGTATACTGGGGGGGCGTGTGCAATGAGAAGAACCCGTGTGTGACCACCGGAATTCTGATCAGACCAGGCAGCAAGAACTGCTCCCCCATACCGCTACCGGGGGGCGGGGAGTACTATCCCATCCACTATGACTAG